In Limnohabitans sp. INBF002, one genomic interval encodes:
- the ispC gene encoding 1-deoxy-D-xylulose-5-phosphate reductoisomerase translates to MLAGAKPQRITVLGSTGSIGTNTLDVIARHPERFQVFALTGATQVDLMLRQCAQFKPRFAVMVHAQAAQQLKDKIQAEGLNTEVLSGTAALDEVSAHPDVEAVMAAIVGAAGLSPCLAAARSGKRLLLANKEALVVGAEVFLDAVKQGGATLLPIDSEHSAIFQSLPEDASTWDARVEKIILTASGGPFRTRDLATLKDVTPEQACAHPNWVMGRKISVDSATMMNKALEVIEARYLFGLPPERLEVVIHPQSIIHSMVQYRDMSVVAQLGTPDMRVPIAYGLSWPERMASGAQALDFHALSAMTFEALDDNGHPERFAGIHLAWDALRGPRGTTAVLNAANEIAVAAFLERRIRFDQIHDVNQNCMAQLSPSAPHNLDDLLALDAQARAVAEDAVRFLAK, encoded by the coding sequence ATGCTCGCCGGCGCAAAGCCACAACGCATCACCGTGCTGGGCTCGACGGGCTCAATTGGCACCAACACTTTGGACGTGATTGCGCGTCACCCTGAACGATTTCAAGTTTTCGCTCTCACAGGTGCCACCCAAGTCGATTTGATGCTGCGCCAGTGTGCGCAGTTCAAGCCGCGCTTTGCGGTGATGGTGCATGCGCAAGCCGCGCAACAACTCAAAGACAAAATTCAAGCCGAAGGCTTGAACACCGAAGTGCTGAGTGGTACTGCCGCTTTAGACGAGGTGTCTGCGCATCCGGATGTCGAAGCAGTGATGGCTGCCATTGTGGGCGCTGCTGGTTTGTCGCCATGTTTGGCTGCCGCACGCAGTGGTAAGCGTTTGCTTTTGGCCAACAAAGAGGCTTTGGTGGTTGGCGCAGAAGTGTTTTTAGATGCGGTCAAACAAGGCGGCGCAACGCTGTTGCCGATTGACAGCGAACACTCAGCCATTTTTCAGTCGTTGCCAGAAGATGCTTCGACATGGGATGCGCGCGTTGAAAAAATCATCCTCACCGCGTCAGGTGGGCCTTTCCGCACGCGCGACTTAGCCACACTGAAAGACGTGACGCCTGAACAAGCGTGCGCCCATCCCAACTGGGTGATGGGACGCAAGATTTCAGTGGATTCGGCCACCATGATGAACAAAGCGCTCGAAGTGATTGAGGCGCGTTACTTGTTTGGTCTGCCGCCCGAGCGCTTGGAGGTGGTGATTCATCCCCAAAGTATCATCCACTCGATGGTGCAGTACCGAGATATGTCGGTGGTAGCGCAGCTCGGCACGCCTGACATGCGCGTGCCCATCGCCTATGGCTTGAGCTGGCCTGAGCGTATGGCCTCTGGCGCGCAAGCCTTGGACTTTCATGCGTTGTCTGCGATGACGTTTGAAGCCTTGGACGACAACGGTCATCCGGAGCGTTTTGCGGGCATCCATTTGGCCTGGGATGCTTTGCGTGGCCCACGTGGCACCACGGCGGTGCTCAATGCCGCCAACGAAATTGCCGTGGCCGCTTTCTTGGAGCGTCGCATTCGCTTCGATCAAATTCACGACGTGAATCAAAACTGCATGGCGCAGCTGTCGCCATCCGCACCGCACAACTTGGACGATTTGTTGGCCCTGGACGCGCAAGCCCGCGCTGTGGCTGAAGATGCTGTCCGCTTCTTGGCTAAATAA
- the rseP gene encoding RIP metalloprotease RseP, translating to MTLLAFLLALGVLITVHEWGHYRVAVACGVKVLTFSIGFGKPLLRWKSRQPHAGQDTEFLISLIPLGGYVKMLDENEGDVAPQDAPMAFNRQPLRVRAAIVSAGPLANLALAVCLYAATFWVGQYETQATLAAPIAGSVAEAAGLRSGDTVLRAGTSTEDLQGIASLDALRWWLLQQDASAVYLEVQPQGKSSTRVLSLPALAEDALTNTSDAWQARGFAGAWSRAVLADVHAGGAAHAAGLQRGDEVLRIDGRVVSDASTLRTMVRVSGQHEVPQPQMWDVLRAGHPLHIEVQPEQITEAAQHFGRIGAQVGEPPAKVWVQYGMWDGVDKAMVKTWEVVVMTLDMLGRLLTGHASLDNLSGPLTMADYAGRSASLGIGAYLSYLALVSVSLGVFNLLPLPVLDGGHLLYYLYEACTGHPPSPQWLDTLQRAGLALLVALMVFSIFNDLVRLGWLP from the coding sequence ATGACCCTCTTGGCCTTTTTGCTCGCACTGGGTGTGCTCATCACCGTGCATGAGTGGGGCCACTACCGCGTGGCGGTGGCATGCGGTGTCAAAGTGCTCACGTTTTCAATCGGCTTTGGCAAGCCTTTGCTGCGTTGGAAATCTCGCCAACCACACGCAGGGCAAGACACCGAGTTTTTAATCAGCCTCATTCCTCTCGGTGGCTACGTCAAGATGCTCGACGAGAACGAAGGCGATGTGGCGCCGCAAGATGCACCCATGGCCTTTAATCGTCAACCGTTGCGGGTCAGAGCGGCGATTGTGTCTGCTGGACCTTTGGCCAATTTGGCGCTCGCCGTGTGTTTGTATGCGGCCACTTTTTGGGTGGGGCAATACGAAACCCAAGCCACCTTGGCCGCGCCTATTGCGGGCTCTGTGGCAGAAGCTGCTGGCTTACGCAGTGGTGACACCGTGTTGCGTGCTGGAACTTCAACCGAAGATTTGCAAGGCATCGCTTCTTTGGATGCGCTGCGTTGGTGGTTGCTTCAGCAAGATGCGTCAGCTGTGTATTTAGAAGTGCAGCCGCAGGGCAAGTCAAGTACCCGTGTTTTGAGTTTGCCTGCGCTTGCCGAGGATGCGCTCACCAACACCAGCGATGCTTGGCAGGCCCGTGGCTTCGCGGGGGCTTGGAGCCGTGCGGTGTTGGCTGACGTTCACGCAGGTGGTGCGGCGCACGCGGCAGGGTTGCAACGCGGCGACGAGGTGTTGCGCATCGATGGCCGTGTGGTGTCAGATGCCAGCACACTGCGAACCATGGTGCGTGTCAGTGGGCAGCATGAAGTGCCTCAGCCACAAATGTGGGACGTGTTGCGTGCCGGGCATCCGCTCCACATTGAAGTTCAACCAGAACAAATCACCGAAGCGGCCCAGCACTTTGGCCGCATTGGCGCGCAAGTGGGCGAGCCACCTGCCAAGGTTTGGGTTCAGTACGGCATGTGGGATGGGGTTGACAAAGCCATGGTCAAAACATGGGAGGTTGTCGTGATGACGCTCGACATGTTGGGCCGCTTGCTCACCGGCCATGCGTCGTTGGATAACCTGAGCGGTCCGCTGACCATGGCCGACTACGCGGGGCGTTCTGCAAGCCTTGGCATAGGTGCGTATTTGAGTTACTTGGCCCTGGTGAGTGTGAGCCTGGGGGTGTTTAACCTGCTGCCTCTGCCTGTCCTTGATGGGGGGCACCTGTTGTATTATCTTTACGAGGCCTGCACAGGGCATCCTCCTTCGCCGCAATGGCTTGACACCTTGCAGCGCGCGGGTTTGGCGCTGCTTGTGGCACTGATGGTTTTTTCTATTTTTAACGATCTGGTTCGCCTGGGCTGGCTGCCATGA
- the bamA gene encoding outer membrane protein assembly factor BamA has product MAFNALAAAPFNVRDIRVEGLQRVEPGTVFASIPFRVGDDYTDEKGAAAIRSLFALGLFKDVRIEVNGDVLVLIVEERPNIAQVEFIGTKEFDKDVLRKALRDIGLAEGRPFDKALADRAEQELKRQYVNRSLYGAEIITTITPSDRNRVNLSFTVVEGDLAKIKEMRVVGAKAFDESKLLDQFDQGTGNWLSWYTKSDRYSRSKLNADLETLRAWYLARGYLEFRIDSTQVAISPNKQDISITINVTEGDRFVVSEVAMEGYYLGKDEEFKSLVEIKAGQAYNADDVAKTTKAFNEYFGNFGFAFARTDVRPEIDRTTNRVKLVLVADPARRAYVRRINIVGNNRTRDQIVRREFRQTESSWYDGEKIRLSRDRVNRLGYFKDVEIDTQEVPSSQDQVDLNVNVVEKPTGMLTLGAGFSSAEKVTFSFGIQQDNVFGSGHNLGLQVSTSKYNQYYVINTTDPYFTEDGVSRTFEFYHRASKPYVEQGGNYSMVTSGLGVRFGLPFSELDRVFIGTSAERTELVKGTNMLGVHEDLCAHFGCVAQNVPITAGWARDSRDSYLNPNSGKFIRLNSELGAIGDARYTKLGGQYQQYLPITKQYTFAFNADLGLGKGLNGQTLPFYKNYYSGGLGSVRGFEQGTLGPRDVTGPKIGGAKKITINTEFLMPFPGAGNDRTLRLYGFYDMGNVYGELERFDVSQLRSAYGVGLSWVSPMGPLRFAWARPVRTFPGDRIQQLQFQIGTSF; this is encoded by the coding sequence ATGGCGTTCAATGCGCTGGCTGCGGCCCCATTCAATGTGCGCGATATTCGTGTGGAGGGTTTGCAACGTGTGGAGCCCGGCACTGTGTTTGCCTCGATTCCATTTCGTGTGGGTGACGACTACACCGACGAAAAAGGCGCAGCGGCCATTCGCAGTTTGTTTGCCTTAGGCTTGTTCAAAGACGTGCGCATCGAAGTCAATGGTGACGTGTTGGTTTTGATTGTTGAAGAGCGCCCCAACATCGCTCAGGTCGAATTCATTGGCACCAAGGAGTTTGACAAGGACGTGTTGCGCAAGGCTTTGCGTGACATCGGTTTGGCCGAAGGCCGTCCGTTTGACAAAGCCTTGGCTGACCGCGCTGAACAAGAACTCAAGCGCCAATATGTGAACCGTAGTTTGTACGGCGCAGAAATCATCACGACCATCACGCCCAGTGACCGCAACCGTGTGAACTTGTCGTTCACGGTGGTGGAGGGTGATTTGGCCAAAATCAAAGAAATGCGTGTGGTCGGAGCCAAAGCGTTTGATGAGTCAAAACTGTTGGACCAATTCGATCAAGGCACAGGCAACTGGTTGAGCTGGTACACCAAGTCGGATCGCTATTCGCGCAGCAAACTGAATGCAGACTTGGAGACCTTGCGTGCTTGGTATTTGGCACGTGGTTATTTGGAATTTCGCATTGACTCCACGCAAGTGGCGATTTCACCCAACAAGCAAGACATCAGCATCACCATCAACGTCACCGAAGGTGACCGTTTCGTGGTCTCTGAAGTGGCCATGGAAGGTTACTACCTCGGTAAGGATGAAGAGTTCAAGTCGTTGGTCGAGATCAAGGCTGGCCAAGCCTACAACGCGGATGACGTTGCTAAAACCACCAAAGCATTCAACGAGTACTTTGGCAACTTTGGTTTTGCGTTTGCCCGCACCGATGTGCGTCCTGAAATTGACCGCACAACCAATCGTGTGAAGCTGGTTCTTGTTGCAGACCCCGCGCGTCGTGCGTATGTGCGTCGCATCAACATCGTGGGTAACAACCGCACGCGCGATCAAATCGTGCGTCGTGAATTCCGTCAAACCGAATCTTCTTGGTATGACGGCGAGAAAATTCGTTTGTCCCGCGACCGTGTGAACCGCTTGGGCTACTTCAAGGATGTCGAAATCGATACCCAAGAAGTGCCATCGTCTCAAGATCAAGTGGATTTGAACGTCAACGTGGTTGAAAAACCAACGGGTATGTTGACCTTGGGCGCAGGTTTCTCAAGTGCCGAAAAAGTTACCTTTTCTTTCGGTATCCAGCAAGACAACGTTTTTGGTTCCGGGCATAACCTGGGCTTGCAGGTCAGCACGAGCAAGTACAACCAGTATTACGTCATCAACACCACAGATCCTTATTTCACAGAGGATGGCGTGTCCCGCACGTTTGAGTTCTACCACCGAGCCAGCAAACCATACGTGGAGCAGGGTGGTAACTACAGCATGGTCACCTCGGGTTTGGGCGTGCGATTTGGTCTGCCATTCAGTGAGCTAGATCGTGTGTTTATCGGTACCTCTGCGGAGCGCACAGAACTTGTCAAAGGCACCAACATGCTTGGTGTGCATGAAGATTTATGTGCTCACTTTGGCTGCGTTGCCCAAAACGTGCCGATCACGGCTGGTTGGGCTCGTGACAGCCGTGACAGTTATTTGAATCCAAACAGCGGCAAGTTCATTCGCTTGAACAGTGAGCTGGGCGCGATTGGTGATGCACGTTATACAAAATTGGGTGGGCAATATCAGCAGTATCTGCCTATCACCAAGCAATACACGTTTGCGTTCAATGCCGACCTGGGCTTGGGCAAAGGCTTGAATGGTCAAACACTGCCGTTTTATAAAAACTACTACTCAGGCGGCTTGGGTTCCGTGCGTGGTTTTGAGCAAGGTACTTTGGGTCCTCGCGACGTGACAGGCCCCAAAATTGGTGGTGCCAAAAAGATCACGATCAACACAGAATTCTTGATGCCATTTCCAGGCGCTGGCAATGACCGAACCTTGCGTTTGTATGGCTTCTACGACATGGGTAACGTCTACGGCGAGCTCGAAAGGTTTGACGTGAGTCAGTTGCGCAGCGCCTACGGCGTGGGCTTGAGCTGGGTGTCGCCGATGGGGCCTTTGCGTTTTGCATGGGCACGTCCAGTCCGTACATTCCCAGGCGATAGAATCCAACAATTGCAATTCCAAATCGGGACATCCTTCTGA
- a CDS encoding OmpH family outer membrane protein, producing the protein MNMFTRQISLAVVLGLAAFCAQAEEIRIGFINTDRIFKEANTAKQAQAKLEQEFSKREKELNDAGNALKSSVEKFEREAPTLSESQRASRQKQLGEQDRDFQRKRREFQEELNARKNEEFQQVLERANRVIKQVAEAEKYDLVLQEAVYINPKHDITDKVLKVINAAK; encoded by the coding sequence ATGAACATGTTTACTCGTCAAATTTCCTTAGCAGTTGTGTTGGGCTTGGCCGCGTTCTGCGCGCAAGCTGAAGAAATTCGCATCGGCTTTATCAACACCGATCGCATTTTCAAAGAAGCCAATACAGCCAAACAAGCGCAAGCCAAATTGGAACAAGAATTTTCCAAGCGCGAAAAAGAATTGAATGATGCAGGCAATGCGTTGAAGTCGTCTGTTGAAAAGTTCGAACGCGAAGCGCCCACGTTGTCTGAGTCACAACGTGCGTCTCGTCAAAAACAATTGGGCGAACAAGACCGCGACTTTCAACGCAAACGCCGTGAGTTCCAAGAAGAACTCAATGCACGCAAAAACGAAGAATTTCAACAAGTGCTTGAACGCGCCAACCGCGTGATCAAACAAGTGGCTGAAGCTGAAAAATATGACCTGGTGTTGCAGGAAGCTGTCTACATCAACCCCAAGCACGACATCACTGACAAAGTGCTCAAGGTCATCAACGCCGCCAAATAA
- the lpxD gene encoding UDP-3-O-(3-hydroxymyristoyl)glucosamine N-acyltransferase → MALSLGQIVESLGGRLIGDPRHLIQKLAPLDTAQADALSFLSNPKYQSQLATTQAGCVIVSPAVADATDARTALIVADNPYHYFARLTQLWRQHTRVSDEPLIHPSAVIHPQAHVDATARIGPLCVVERGAHIGANTWLKSGVTVGEDCRIGERCIVHAGVVIGADGFGFALFEGRWEKIEQLGAVRIGNDVEIGANTCIDRGALDDTVIEDGVKLDNLVQIGHNVHVGANTAMAGCAGVAGSARIGANCTVGGGAVVLGHLQLADGVHISAASVVMRSIRQPGQYSGVFPIDDNASWEKNAATLRQLHRLRDRIKSLESALESQKK, encoded by the coding sequence GTGGCACTGAGTCTCGGCCAAATTGTCGAAAGTCTGGGTGGTCGCCTCATCGGTGATCCTCGGCACCTCATTCAAAAACTCGCGCCGCTTGACACCGCTCAAGCCGATGCGCTGAGCTTTTTAAGCAACCCCAAATACCAATCGCAGCTCGCCACCACGCAGGCTGGGTGTGTCATTGTCTCGCCCGCTGTGGCGGATGCAACGGACGCACGAACAGCATTGATCGTGGCGGACAACCCGTATCACTACTTTGCGCGCCTCACGCAGTTGTGGCGTCAACACACACGCGTGAGTGATGAGCCTTTGATTCACCCCAGTGCCGTGATTCATCCGCAAGCCCATGTCGATGCCACGGCACGCATTGGCCCGCTGTGTGTGGTCGAGCGAGGCGCACACATCGGTGCAAACACGTGGCTCAAATCGGGCGTCACCGTCGGTGAAGATTGCCGCATCGGTGAGCGCTGCATCGTGCATGCAGGCGTGGTGATTGGTGCGGACGGTTTTGGTTTTGCCTTGTTCGAAGGGCGCTGGGAAAAAATTGAGCAACTGGGTGCTGTGCGCATCGGCAATGATGTCGAAATCGGTGCCAACACCTGCATTGACCGTGGCGCTTTGGATGACACCGTGATCGAAGACGGCGTCAAGCTTGATAACTTGGTGCAAATTGGTCACAACGTGCACGTGGGTGCGAATACAGCCATGGCCGGTTGTGCTGGCGTGGCGGGCAGTGCGCGCATTGGCGCGAACTGCACGGTCGGCGGCGGCGCCGTGGTGCTGGGGCATTTGCAGCTTGCGGATGGCGTGCATATTTCGGCTGCTTCGGTGGTCATGCGTTCGATTCGCCAGCCGGGGCAATACAGCGGTGTGTTCCCAATCGACGACAATGCGTCGTGGGAGAAAAATGCCGCCACTTTGCGCCAATTGCATCGCTTGCGCGACCGCATCAAATCTCTTGAATCAGCTTTAGAAAGTCAAAAAAAATGA
- the fabZ gene encoding 3-hydroxyacyl-ACP dehydratase FabZ encodes MDIHQILKQLPHRYPFLLVDRVLELEKGKSIKALKNVTMNEPFFGGHFPHHPVMPGVLILEALAQAAALLAFDTLGAAPDDKTVYYFAGIDGARFKRPVEPGDQLILEVELDRMKAGIFKFKARAKVGDVVATEADLMCTMRAIA; translated from the coding sequence ATGGATATTCACCAAATCTTGAAGCAATTGCCACACCGTTACCCCTTTTTGCTGGTGGACCGTGTGTTGGAGCTCGAAAAAGGCAAGAGCATCAAGGCGCTCAAAAATGTGACCATGAACGAGCCGTTTTTCGGCGGTCATTTCCCACACCATCCTGTGATGCCTGGCGTGTTGATTTTGGAAGCCCTGGCACAAGCTGCAGCCTTGTTGGCGTTTGACACCTTGGGCGCTGCACCCGATGACAAGACGGTGTATTACTTTGCCGGTATCGACGGTGCGCGATTCAAGCGTCCTGTTGAGCCAGGCGATCAACTCATCTTAGAGGTTGAGCTGGACCGCATGAAGGCCGGTATCTTTAAATTCAAAGCACGTGCCAAAGTGGGCGATGTGGTGGCCACAGAAGCTGATTTGATGTGCACGATGCGAGCTATCGCCTAA
- the lpxA gene encoding acyl-ACP--UDP-N-acetylglucosamine O-acyltransferase translates to MSLIHATAIVDPKAELDSSVQVGPYTIIGPNVRMGAGTTVGPHCVIEGHTTIGNDNRIFQFNSLGAIPQDKKYAGEPCELIIGDRNTIREFCTFNIGSPGDTGVTKVGNDNWIMAYVHLAHDCVVGNHTIFANSAQLAGHVHVGDWVILGGFTVVHQFVRIGAHSFTAMHSLLFADVPPFVMCQGQPAEPRSMNFEGLRRRGFSAERISAVKAMHKALYRDDLTLEQAKERIAALTQEKPEAAPDVAMMLGFLNQTSPQRGIIR, encoded by the coding sequence ATGAGCCTCATTCACGCCACCGCCATTGTGGACCCCAAGGCCGAGCTCGACAGCTCGGTGCAAGTGGGGCCTTACACCATCATTGGACCCAACGTTCGCATGGGTGCAGGCACGACTGTGGGCCCGCATTGCGTGATCGAAGGTCACACCACGATTGGCAATGACAACCGCATTTTCCAGTTCAACTCGTTGGGCGCGATTCCGCAAGACAAGAAGTACGCAGGCGAGCCTTGCGAGCTGATCATCGGCGACCGCAACACCATTCGTGAGTTTTGCACCTTCAACATTGGCTCTCCTGGCGACACAGGTGTGACGAAGGTCGGCAACGACAACTGGATCATGGCTTATGTGCATCTGGCGCATGACTGCGTCGTGGGCAATCACACCATCTTCGCCAACAGCGCCCAGCTAGCTGGGCACGTGCATGTGGGTGATTGGGTCATCTTGGGTGGCTTTACCGTGGTGCACCAGTTTGTGCGCATCGGTGCGCACAGTTTCACAGCCATGCATTCGCTCTTGTTTGCGGATGTGCCACCGTTTGTGATGTGCCAAGGCCAACCCGCTGAGCCTCGTTCTATGAACTTCGAAGGCTTGCGTCGTCGCGGTTTCTCTGCTGAGCGCATCAGCGCGGTGAAGGCCATGCACAAAGCTTTGTATCGCGATGACTTGACGCTAGAGCAAGCCAAAGAACGCATCGCCGCCTTGACCCAAGAAAAACCAGAGGCCGCACCTGATGTGGCCATGATGCTGGGCTTCTTGAACCAGACCTCGCCGCAACGCGGCATCATCCGCTAA
- the lpxB gene encoding lipid-A-disaccharide synthase produces MAEALYFSLVAGEASGDLLAGLLLGGMRDKWPDMHSAGIGGPRMAALGFEPWWPYEKLAVRGYVEVLRHYREIVGIRHQLRERLLANPPSAFIGVDAPDFNLDLERDLKAHGIPTIHFVCPSIWAWRADRVEKIRQSVDHVLCIFPFETDLLAQHGIDATYVGHPLAKNIPDVPDRAAARTALGLPQDATVVALLPGSRSSEIEYLAHRFLQAAQRMAKQQPGLHFVLPAMPALRARIEAIVKEVGEVPNLLVLNGQSHAALAACDVTLIASGTATLEAALFKRPMVIAYNMNWLSWQIMRRKKLQPWVGLPNILCQDFVVPELLQDAATPDALAHEVLQWLANPAAAASVQQRFATLHDTLRRDTPALAAHAIEKVLAR; encoded by the coding sequence ATGGCCGAGGCCCTGTATTTCTCGCTCGTCGCAGGCGAGGCCTCGGGCGATTTGCTTGCTGGCCTTTTGCTCGGCGGCATGCGCGACAAATGGCCCGACATGCACAGCGCAGGCATTGGTGGTCCGCGTATGGCCGCCCTTGGTTTTGAGCCTTGGTGGCCTTATGAAAAACTCGCGGTGCGTGGCTACGTGGAAGTGCTGCGTCATTACCGAGAAATTGTGGGCATTCGCCACCAACTGCGCGAACGCTTGCTGGCCAATCCGCCAAGTGCGTTCATCGGTGTGGATGCACCAGACTTCAACCTTGATTTAGAGCGCGACCTCAAAGCCCACGGCATTCCCACAATTCATTTTGTGTGCCCCTCCATTTGGGCGTGGCGCGCAGACCGTGTGGAGAAGATTCGCCAAAGCGTGGACCACGTGTTGTGCATCTTCCCGTTTGAAACCGATTTGCTCGCGCAGCACGGTATTGACGCTACCTATGTGGGTCATCCGCTCGCCAAAAATATTCCCGATGTGCCAGACCGTGCCGCAGCACGCACGGCGCTTGGCTTGCCGCAAGACGCCACGGTGGTGGCGTTGCTACCGGGTAGCCGCAGTTCTGAAATTGAGTATTTGGCGCACCGCTTTTTGCAGGCAGCACAACGCATGGCCAAGCAGCAACCGGGCTTGCACTTTGTGTTGCCGGCCATGCCAGCCTTGCGTGCGCGCATCGAAGCCATCGTGAAGGAGGTGGGCGAGGTGCCCAATCTCTTGGTGCTCAATGGTCAATCGCACGCCGCATTGGCAGCTTGCGATGTCACGCTCATTGCCAGTGGCACAGCCACCTTAGAGGCGGCGCTGTTCAAACGCCCCATGGTGATTGCGTACAACATGAATTGGCTGAGCTGGCAAATCATGCGCCGCAAAAAATTGCAGCCTTGGGTGGGCTTGCCCAACATCCTGTGCCAAGACTTTGTGGTGCCCGAGCTGTTGCAAGACGCCGCCACCCCAGACGCGTTGGCACACGAGGTGTTGCAATGGCTGGCCAACCCTGCTGCGGCTGCCTCGGTTCAACAACGCTTTGCGACGCTGCACGACACGCTGCGCCGCGACACCCCCGCACTGGCGGCCCATGCGATCGAAAAAGTTCTTGCGCGCTGA
- the rnhB gene encoding ribonuclease HII translates to MRSKKFLRAEQAALIWDAPGLIAGVDEAGRGPLAGPVVAAAVILDDLNPIAGLADSKKLTALKRERLYDEIRAKALCCSIAEATVEEIDELNILQATMLAMRRAVEGLRLKPSKVLVDGNRLPVLDVLAEAIVKGDSKVQAISAASILAKVHRDRWCQELHAQYPQYGFDAHKGYGTAAHLQALKEHGATPWHRTSFSPVAEVLK, encoded by the coding sequence ATGCGATCGAAAAAGTTCTTGCGCGCTGAACAAGCTGCGCTCATTTGGGATGCCCCAGGCTTGATAGCTGGGGTGGATGAAGCTGGTCGTGGCCCGTTGGCTGGGCCTGTGGTGGCCGCCGCCGTCATCTTGGATGACTTGAATCCGATTGCGGGCTTGGCCGATTCCAAAAAGCTCACCGCCTTGAAGCGCGAACGTTTGTACGACGAGATTCGTGCCAAGGCTTTGTGCTGCTCTATCGCCGAGGCAACGGTCGAAGAAATTGACGAGTTGAACATCTTGCAAGCCACCATGCTCGCCATGCGCCGCGCTGTGGAGGGCTTGCGCCTGAAGCCCAGCAAAGTCTTGGTGGATGGCAACCGTTTGCCTGTGTTGGATGTATTGGCCGAAGCCATCGTCAAAGGCGACAGCAAAGTGCAGGCCATTTCAGCGGCGTCTATTTTGGCCAAGGTGCACCGTGACCGTTGGTGCCAAGAGCTGCATGCGCAGTACCCGCAATACGGCTTTGATGCGCATAAGGGTTACGGCACGGCTGCGCACTTGCAAGCACTGAAAGAACACGGCGCCACACCTTGGCACCGCACATCGTTTTCGCCTG